The genomic interval atggaaaaaccttgttttcACTATAGAGGTAACAATtttagcccaaatatcctggaaatttgtcagaaaggatatttctagctcaagttcgaatatggatCATCTGGGGTCAAGAACTAGGTCTCAGagcctaaataaagaaaaacctttttaacactctagatgtcacattttcagcccaaatatcttGGATATTagtcagaaatgttgttttgatattttttaagtcagGTTCGAAatggtcatattttttttattcttgttattatatgattttaaaatcattgaaggaAACAACTTCAAACTTATACACAGtaaattgtgatgttttgtgaTGAGTGATATAAATCCAACCTAAAATATTGCGagagttattgctctttttatctttttaaacaaatacatatctTTCATGTTTTACACGCTTGATTAAAATAAACTGGACATATAATAGttgaaaaaccttgttaacactctagacgtcacattttcagtccaaatatcaTGGATATTTgacagaaaggttgttttgatattttttaagtcagGTTCGAAatggtcatattttttttatacttgttattatataattttaaaatcattgaaggaACCAACTTCAAACGTATACACAGTAAACTGTGATGATTTGTGATGAGTGATATAAATCCAACCTAAAATATTGCGAGAGTTATTGCTCTTTtcatctttttaaacaaataaatatctttcatgTTTTTACACGCTTGTATAAAATAAACTGGACATATAGTAGTTCCATATGGTGTATGGAAGGGCAGACAGACACCATCCAGTATGTAGTCCAATCAGCTACTTTTGGACCCTTGTCCAAACATGACCAAACTTGGTCCGATTTTGTATATACGTGTTTAATAATTAGCAAAATTGCTGTAGTTACGCGAGAGTTATTGCGCTttgattatagaaattacctaaaattgtttttgtccTTTCGATAACTTTTAAAgatttgtccaatcatcacaaaatttggtGTGAATATGAATGTGCAAACAAatcagagaagccaaatccctgttattgcctTTTAGTTATCAACAAGTCTATAACACAAAGTTtcactcaggtgagcgatatagggccatttTTTCCCTcttgttaaaatcaatttcaaaacacCGAAATTTTAGGccaataaacaaacatgaaagAATTGCGTGTactaattttattgaaaaccttTAAATTCTACACTCTAACAAGATACAAAACAATAGTTTCAAAGTGCTATAAAATAGAAGTAAACACTACTACATCATAAGTTCGTCTTATCttataaatcttaaaataatttagcCTTTTGAATGGAAATCACTAACGATAGTTGgtttacataacataacataacataaaacacaaggatatatgatatatttaaatacggGCTCAATAAGCCAAATGGCCCGTgcgaaaaacaaaatacaattataaacattaacacgTAACATAGCAAGTAGAACATGTGAGAAATATTTTGATACGAGCATTTGGATATTTTAAAGGTAAGACAACGTAAAAGTTGAAAGGTGAAAGGTCACGTCATAGACGCTTCATAGACGGGATGGGGTTTAATATACCTACACATACTAAAAGTGCCAACATACCGCAACCTAGCAATCTGAATTAATAGAACATTTACACATTATACATTTCACAGTTAAAAGACAACATATCAgcattcaatacatacaaaataatgacGATTGTTTCAAATACGTAAAATGTGAAGGTAAAGCAATATAATGTCACAACAAAGCAAACGAATAAAAGggttttctttcatgcttttcgattgaatataaagttttatcagtaaattaacaacagtgaaaatatcacgCCTCATAAATTGTCGACAACCTAGCTTGGTTTTTACTCATTACTTGGACAACGAACTTCCTTCAAGCGGCACAGtgagatgactgaatatccatgattaataaaatacactcttatattttgaaaaaaaaatgttttaaatccaACTATCATACGCAATTCTCCACAATTGTTTTGCTCcttttaaatgttcattgaatACAGCTGCGTAGTAATTaggttatgtattcatgtccAGTTTAATATAACAGTgcctttttaaaattaatttactgataaaattgtatttaagtatgttcaaaaaaatattgcactaaaaaaacgagcgaataataaactattaaaaagaatatcagagaaTTCTTTCTCGGCAAACCGGAATTAAAACATTGACAGCTACGACATCAGCTATAATTTTAAGTCCTCCGGGTAGCGGCGTAAGTAACACCATTTCAAAATAGATTATtagagaaaataaatgaaaatagtaaGAAGACTCAGAAAATAAGCATAAAGgaaacagaaaatatgtttatttttgagtGAGATCCAATTATTCAATTTCACTcctgatcatagaaaaactagtggtgaaaatatgtgtttctatgacactcgtggaATAAAATGCGATTTTTCACTgaaaaatatagtattttattttatactgtatttatcattgtaaattagatctttatatacatatgtacttATGTTTTGAGTTCATAAATATAAGTACTTTCAATGAGTTGTTTCagtttatacatacttgaagtGGATCACagctatatataaaaatgtatcttttacgGTATACCTCGCAATTAAATTGAAGACACGCAatcaatgacaatcagttttGGGCAGAGCAAAACACtggaatataatgaaataaacttaatttaAGCCATAATGTACTATTGCATGAGGTATATGGACCGGTTACGAGCCTCTTATAACTGTAAGGATTTTAtagcaaaaacacaaacaaacttacAGGCGTACGTTGACCTTGACGTTAAGGTAATGGATCCGGagttatatttacaaatgttctAACTAAACCTTTCACACACTGAGGAAAAATAAACCGAAAATAAGGCATCCAGTCTATACCGGCGCTGCATTGATTAAACAATTTCAGATCGCAAGTGTGTTTCTTGCATTATATCCGTCAGCAATAGAATGAAACAACAGACACTAAAAGCAAATACAGAGTGAAAGTACATTCAAATCAGGTATTGATTCTATGGAAAACGACAAAGAGggtatattgtaaaacaatcgGTTAATAGTAAAAGTGAATGGCAATAACCTAATTTTAAAATTCGGATGCgaaaaacaaacttttcactaatttacacatttaaaacCGATCAATATATCAACGTCAATGCAACGATTGCATAATAATTAAATAGTAATTCCTTTACACGTGTAGATTACTCATTGCTTTGTATATGATCATTTCgaataaaatgttcttattttttatattttgtttcaaacattctaattttaaaggcaatatttacatttgtgctGTGAGAACATGTCAATTGACAACAGCAAAAGCTCCGTCACATGTGTTACTTCCCTCGCAAGAATACGTGTTATTGTTTTCGCCCAATAAGCGGAACCGTTTGCCATGAATCTTGCTCAGTTCATTCAAGCCATCCTTCAGATAGAACGCTGAATATGTTTCATCTGCAGCGTATGTTGCCCTATGCTTCTTTCTGTTTGATGGAAATGGATTTGCAAACGCATCCGTCTCATCGTCATTGTTGTTTTGGAAAGAACCAATCAACATCCCAATAGCTACAAGTTTGTCATCATCTGGTAAATAAGACAGGATCATAGCGCCGCTGTCACCGGGTTCacaaaatacatgtgtattgcTTACCCTATTTTCTATCAAAAATGTGTTCATTCCCTGTGTCTGCTCTGAGAAATACTTTGTAACAGTTATCTTGCCAAGTCCTATTTCTTCAGATGCAGCGCCAACAAGATGAACTAAAGTTCCCGGTAAAGAGTTGTCTTTTGCGTACGGATCAAAAGTAACACTTGTCTTCTCTGTGTTTTCTTCAGTTACAAACTTATTGCCACATGATTTCACAAGGTGAGAGTAAATCTTAGCGGCTGCGATATCAATACAACCACCATCAGATGGCAATACCTCACCGACTGTCTTATCTTGAACCTTCAGCTTCGAGTTTGTGCAGCATACTGCTACATGTCGAGAAAACAGGGCAAATACGTTGCCTTGTCCGTTCGAACCATCTTCGTCTTGAATTGCAAAGCCAGCAAGGGTTCCATAGGATTTGTCATTGTTAACAAAAATAGTTTCACCTGATTTGAGAAAATACCTTAGTCCTTTTGGCACGTATTTAAATTCGAAGTCACCTTTTCCTAATTCGAAGACCCTCAATTCAGTTATCATTTGTTCTTCAATTGTTTCTCTGTTTTGTAATTCTTCGTCGATCAATATCAGAAGTGTTCCGAATCTGTCGCCACATCCAATGACACAATCAGATTTCGAAATTTGTTTGAGCAgctgtaaaaacatttataatgtctttttattgcaatattatgATCAGTATTCGTTCACATGTCTATGAAGTAACGATTAAAACATGCAGTTAAAAAGAACGCGTTGTAACGGcttttttatcatgaacacTAATACTAATTTCGTTAATAACAAGGGTAATAGAGGGGcaataaaacttcaattttgcacaatttgtttaaaaaaaatacaattttgcatCGTATTCCGCTGGAAGCCTAGCGATTGGATGTCTATACGTAACTTTAAATAGCAGGACAAATATTAGCTCCTTCTTAATTCAATGTAACTTTGAGTGACCAACAAAACCCTAAAAAGGACCAAATGTTGAAATACaacatcaattaaaacaaaactagcATCTTAAAGGGAACTATTTTCGTAACGTATATGAAAGGAAGTACGTTGATATGTTGGTGGACTAATTCGGTAAAAATTTTAACCGATATGTTtcctatataaatatatagacacTTTTGATACACTAGATTACTTTAAAATTGTCAATGTGAAGTTATTTGCTTGAAATATCACTACttatttacaatatcataatATTACAACCAAACTGTGATGTGCATAGGGTAATACAATGGTTTATTACTTGtcatatagatatatatatatatacaaatatcataacaagagctgtcacagagacagcgcgctcgactattccgccgcttttcaatgtaaggattgaaatgttttggcgaaacatgcatggatcactgttagattagatttcaatgcaatacatggtgtgctgagacataaacataaatgtggttccatgcaaaatatcaacgagaatttctaagtctaataataaagggccattatttgcaaattacaattatctaacttggttattcaattaagttgggttgTTGAATACCAATGTATAAAGTCTcattgcaatacatcaaatagttgcagagatattatcctatgtgtgctaacatgcaagaccttaaccagaatttctaagtcgtaTAATAaagggcaaaaattatatattttaaaagataaagttatcttacttgatgaaataagaaggttaaatagatgggagcctgtgtgtaaattttcaatgcaatacatgacgTATTCGCTGatgtattgacttaaaagtggttacatgcaaaaccttaaacagaatttctatgtcgaataaaaaaggggccattatcttaatttattgcaatctggagttatcttacttggttatttaagtagatggtttagtaccattgtataaagtatcaatgtaatccatcaagtaattgctgagatattaacctatgtgtgcttacatgcaaaaccttaaccagaatttcgaagtcaaataataaaggcccataatttgcattatattcaaaaaagtgttatctgggaatacatatctaatgtttcaatgcaatacatgatatatttgctgagatattgacttaaatgtggtaacatgcaaaaccgtaaccagaatttctaagtcgaataataaagggcaattattttgcattaaatgcaaactagagttatcttacttgggtaattaagtaggttggatggttgactaccattgtataaagtctcaatgcaatacctcaagttgttgctgagatattaacctatgtgtgcttacacgcaaaaccttaaccagaatttctaagtcgaataataaagggcaattatttgcattaaatgcagaCCAGAGTTATCTatcttggttaatttagtaggttggatggttgactaccattgtatcaagtctcaatgcaatacccctagtagttgctgagatattaacctatgtgtgcttacacgcaaaaccttaaccagaatttctaagtcgaataaaatAGGgcaatttttgcattaaatgcaaactagagttatcttacttggttaatttagtaggttggatggttgagtaccattgtttcaagtatcaatgcaatacctcaagtagttgctgagatattaacctatgtgtgcttgcacgcaaaaccttaaccagaatttctaagtcgaataataaagggcaattatttgcattaaaagcaaacaagagttatcttgCTTGGTtcatttagtaggttggatggttgagtaccattgtatcaagtatcaatgcaatccatcaagtagttgctgagatattaacctatgtctgcttacacgcaaaaccttaaccaaactttctaagtcaaataacaaaggcctattatttgcattatattcaaataattgttatcttcattaatttagtatgtaagatagttgggaatacatatccaaagtttcaatgcaataactgatatatttactgagataatgacttaaagatgcttacatgcaaaaccttaaccaaggtgtgacgccaacgccgacgccgacgcagACGACAgtgtgagtagtatagctctccttattcttcgaatagtcgagctaaaaatgcattgtttaccTTTGTTTTCAATAGCAACAGcagaattatatttaaaaaaaatatccaaaaataGTACATATGtgatttcaaatgataaatgttGTGACAATTAAACCATTATGTCCAGCAATGATATGTAAAAACgtaataaacattgttttatatataaagaaaaacgGCTGATCGTCCTgagaacattttgaaatgtgtttgtattcACATTCACCTACAATGTCTAATTACAAAGTTTGCCCATATTTTACGATGTGTAATTATGGAAGCATTATATACACATAATTTAACCTTCTTTGCCTATCTGAATAAGCCTGAATTTGTGTCCTTCGAACCAGTTTTGTTGGTCTTAGGTCACTTAATCTTTAATGAATACGTATTCAAAGCCGAAGTGTTTACCTTTTCACTTGGTCTTCGCAAATTCGGAGCAAATTTTTGGAAATCCGTAGGAGGTACATGGTTTCTCGAATATAACGCTCGACTCTCTTCTAAGAGTTCCTTCAGTTTTCGTACAGAACATATTCGGTCATCGATGTGTTGCATAGCTCCATCTCCTAAAACATGACATACAACTGCCCAATTTAAATATGCTCCCACATAACATCTAATTAAGGTAATCGACGTGCTTAACGATGATTTTCACACGAACAAAAGTGTTTGTGTCAGTGTACTGTAAACTACGATGATAATTGATACAAATATGGTAAAAATGATCAAGAAATATACCCTTCTCAATTCCATGGACACataattgctgaatacattCAGGAGAAGGCAATTGACAATCGTTCATGGAATCTAAAAGTATCTTCATTGCATTTATTCTTTGAGCTAGTATCCGGTACGTCCATCGTTTTAGCAGTATCGAAATCTCCTTCTGTGTCATCGTCACATTCCACTCACAAGTATAAGCGATTAATCTGTTCAAATCGCTTTTGTTATGACTGCATTGCTTGTTttcacaaacaacaacaacaacacaatccCGTTCGGGTTTGCTTGCGTTTCTGTATTTTTCTGCATAAAGAAATGCAGATTTATCCGCATCAACATGGGATATGATAACCAGCGGTGCAATCTGATTTTGAGAGCAAATGTTCTTAAAATCTTCGGATCTGCTTTCAGCTTGGTAGAAAATTGGTGCAAGGTTTGCATCATTcgaaatcatttttgaaatcgaCGAACTTTCACTTGGTGTCAATCCGAAAAATGCAAAATTGACAAATTCGTTGTTAAAATTTGACAGAAATTCCTTCTCGATGCGTAATGTATCCTCATTCAATCGAAGGCCAAACTGAGGTAAAAGTTGGTGATACTGAACCCAAATTTCCTTAGCTTGTGTACAATGATGTACAAAACTAGGCCATCTCCCTCTTATTTCTGCTCTAATGAAGGGCGTCATGTTTGCACTGCATAAATCAAGCGATggactttcaaaacatttcaagaatAACGAAATATCtaattcataatgttcatttattagtaataacatttgttttggttttaagAAACGTTACTACAGCATTAAAAGCtgtgttgatttatttccaCAGCAATTTGACACAAAGAGCCTTTTACTGATACGGTCActataaaactatataataGACACGTTACTGAAAGTTATTATGTCATGTTCTCATCTGTGTAGTTCCTTTTCTGATTTGTGATGTTCAATATTATAATggcatttattgtttgttttttaattatttgtaaaaataaattcagaCATTAATATTTGCGTGGTATGGTATAGTTATAGGctgattttcatcaaaatgaaaataatataatttgctTCAAATGCAAACATACTACTAACTTTCAGCAATGGAAGGTCGGCCGGCCCTCTTAGTGAGTATCCTCTTTTCTTTCACAAACCGAAATCAAGtttttgcatcattaaaatttattaacatacCTTAAATCTGAAATCTGTTCGTCACTCGAATCATAACTGCAATtaagaaatgtattattaatttacatCAGTACACAcagataattattttgaaaccctatttgatttatgttcaaaagggtatttttttcaagattatTTTGTGGATAATGCTTACCATTTGGGCATGGTTTTTTAATGTGATAGTTGTTATGCTACTTCTTTTTTGTAACTAAGTGgattttatgtgaaaaacaatataatttgaaaacaacaaacaacataattgttgtgctattttaagtttattaaacTAATTTAGATGTGCATTtgatttctgaaaaaaaatcctatTCAACTAAAAAATCTTTGTTGTTcagggaaatattttaaatgctggTACAGGAAATTTAAAAAACCGTCTGCCTTCATAAATATCATGCTCATCGTTTCAGTATTTTAGAACGctattgtaaaatgaataattggGTAGGTTTTTATGCAACAAATGTATGAAAATCTTCACTTCgttgacatttataaaaaatcggTTGAACAAGGTAGAAGTTTGTATAAAATGATGGTCAAATCACGTTTTAGTCATCTATCAGCATATTTTATAGATAATGTTTGGacaaaaaagtatatcaaaacaattgtttcatgTGAAAAGAACGGGACACAATGAGATtcgtttttgatatattttaacaatatgaaaTACCCtagatgaaaaacataaaattttctATGTGTTACAGatggaaaataaattatttattattaagtaaaatatatgCGTTTACGTCAtacttcaaatataaacatattcatgACGTTTTTATACCAGTTTTATGATGACTTAGGGAATTTTATCTTTATGTTTTTTGAATGTACACTGAAATGTATTTAGATTGTAACTTGATAGTCCAAAACAACACTGTGTTCTATACTTCACGTGCATGATACAGTCATCAACCTTTATGATACAACGGAAAAAAAGATAAGTAGAAGTATTTATGGACTGATGGTCATAGCATGTTTTTCTCACCCATCAATATATTTTGGTATGTAATATATTGCCTCCTAATAGTTACGCAAACTAGAAAGATGAATACGGTTAAAAAACTGGATTCACCTTGTCGCTTTCTTAAGCTGatattaaatagttttcatGGATTAGCTGATGACAAGTGGATAAACTTTccttaacataaataaaaggttaaaatggataattatacattatacaatTTTATCTAGTGTAGTAAAAACTTTCCATAGTTAGTTAATAGTTACATTAGAATAAGCTAAGGAACTGGCCATAAGACGacgaaatgattttaattagtATGATATGACTAGGAATATATGCAAAGTATTTTTTGCGATGGCTCCTGCGTACCGGCAAATTATTGGCAATAACAAATTAGTCGCGTAACTACGAGTTTTTCTCCATTTTAGAATACCACGTTTTGTGCAAGAGAAGGTAAATTTGCACGGTTATTTCTGGCAGCAGTAGCCAATTCGATAGATATGGTCGAACTTGtgatgtattttttaaagaaaacatatatttccgAAATGTTAAGATACACTTTGCATATATGACGTTTGTGTTGTGCTATATTCGCTTTAAAACTTACCGGAaacattatcaaattaaatattttttctaatatttgagAGAGAAAAACACTGGACACATTCTCTTTTTATCACAAATTTTTGGTAATATATATTTGGCAAAATAATTGCTTAATATAAATTTCTGTAGGTTTTATtgtgaatttgtttaaaagaaaaatcgAGGCTTTTCGTTTTCTGTCAGtataataaacttaaacaattcaacaatgaataattaaataaatgttcattgaagGAAACAATTTCCTTTAATTAGGAATTCGCCATCATAGTTGCAAATGATCGTCTTATTAGAGTAAAGCAATGTTTTAGTATTAAGCGTTGTACATCatcaaatcatttttatcactttaaaataatattatattatggccattcaacaaattatttattaaacgcGTTTTCTAAAATTTGTCAAACTCGCTATGGGACGTATTCGTTTTTAAAAAGCTTCGTTACATTCGACCCTGAATGAACACTTAATACGTATTAACCTGTAGGTCTATTTTATGGAATGAGCATTTAACAGTGAATAGAATTTTCAAGATagcttttgaaaaatgtgttgtgAATATGATGATAAACCAAATTTCAAATTATGGGTATAATGTTCAGTCTTTAAATTCTATCAATGTGCAGATATATAGAGGCATCAGATGCATTGGtgtatctttatattttagttaaaaaacgAATAACTGATGTTATTGTGCCAaagcatgttttatatattatgaagtaagttaaacaaaaaaaacaattgtgttaacTACCATGGATCGTTATGTCAACGACtcaaaataatgacaattattCTTAATTTTTCTTGGATaatattccaaataaaaaaGGCTATATGTAGAGCCTACAAGCAGGTAACTGTTAATGGACGGAATACATTGGATAATAGCTAAATAACAGCTAAAACTTGCAGATGATATATTCAAAAGTACTTAAATGGAAGAGATTGGATAACATCTTATTTCCAACACGAAAGGCAACGTAGACATTATATACATTGGAGTCGTAGAGGAGCGTGTAATCCGGTCATTTTCCAATATATTCCGGCGAAGATAATGACCTAGAGGTTATTGGTGAGCGTGCGAAATATAGTCTAAGACAATATCCGTGTATTCATGAAGGGGTCAtatgatattgatatacatTTCAAAGACATAGTTGAAAAGACGCGTTATTTTACTACGCTCCCGTACAGCTGAACAGGTTggtttgttgtaaaaatgtcaAGTGATTCGTTATTCGCTGGTTTAAAGGATACTATCAATTGTTCAGCCAATTTGAACAATCTCATTGTTCA from Mya arenaria isolate MELC-2E11 chromosome 7, ASM2691426v1 carries:
- the LOC128240549 gene encoding uncharacterized protein LOC128240549, coding for MTPFIRAEIRGRWPSFVHHCTQAKEIWVQYHQLLPQFGLRLNEDTLRIEKEFLSNFNNEFVNFAFFGLTPSESSSISKMISNDANLAPIFYQAESRSEDFKNICSQNQIAPLVIISHVDADKSAFLYAEKYRNASKPERDCVVVVVCENKQCSHNKSDLNRLIAYTCEWNVTMTQKEISILLKRWTYRILAQRINAMKILLDSMNDCQLPSPECIQQLCVHGIEKGDGAMQHIDDRICSVRKLKELLEESRALYSRNHVPPTDFQKFAPNLRRPSEKLLKQISKSDCVIGCGDRFGTLLILIDEELQNRETIEEQMITELRVFELGKGDFEFKYVPKGLRYFLKSGETIFVNNDKSYGTLAGFAIQDEDGSNGQGNVFALFSRHVAVCCTNSKLKVQDKTVGEVLPSDGGCIDIAAAKIYSHLVKSCGNKFVTEENTEKTSVTFDPYAKDNSLPGTLVHLVGAASEEIGLGKITVTKYFSEQTQGMNTFLIENRVSNTHVFCEPGDSGAMILSYLPDDDKLVAIGMLIGSFQNNNDDETDAFANPFPSNRKKHRATYAADETYSAFYLKDGLNELSKIHGKRFRLLGENNNTYSCEGSNTCDGAFAVVN